Proteins encoded by one window of Dermochelys coriacea isolate rDerCor1 chromosome 13, rDerCor1.pri.v4, whole genome shotgun sequence:
- the LOC119841616 gene encoding LOW QUALITY PROTEIN: olfactory receptor 469-like (The sequence of the model RefSeq protein was modified relative to this genomic sequence to represent the inferred CDS: inserted 2 bases in 1 codon), with amino-acid sequence MTGNMFIIALVMADQHLHTSMYFFLGNLACLETCYTFPILPRLLASLLMGDRTISFMGCXLQMYFFGSLAAAECYLLTAMCYDRYLAICKPLHYATFMTARFCLQLTAGSWISAFLAISIIVSFMSQLTFCGPNEIDHFFCELTPVVKLSCSDTNVVEFVAFLFTSIFTLPSFLLTIISYVIIIATILRLSSITGKQKAFSTCSFHLIAVTMFCGTIMIVYVLPKNNTHRDLNKLFSVFYTVLTPMVNPLIYSLRIGLMGKGEGENQTSITKFILLGFGNVPGLRVLLFLVFLVIYMVTMAGNILIIVLVVADQRLHTLLIYVVTMAGKMLIIVLVASDQHLHTPCTSS; translated from the exons ATGACTGGAAACATGTTCATCATTGCTCTAGTTATGGCTGATCAGCACCTTCACACCTccatgtacttcttcctgggAAACTTGGCCTGCTTGGAGACCTGCTACACCTTCCCCATCCTGCCCAGGCTGCTGGCCAGTCTTCTGATGGGGGACAGAACCATCTCTTTCATGGGCTg attacaaatgtatttttttggtTCTTTGGCAGCTGCAGAATGTTACCTCCTCACAGCAATGTGTTATGATCGGTATCTGGCAATATGTAAACCACTGCATTATGCAACCTTTATGACAGCCCGGTTCTGCCTTCAGCTCACAGCTGGGTCTTGGATAAGTGCATTTCTGGCTATTAGCATAATAGTATCATTCATGTCACAGTTAACTTTCTGTGGCCCCAATGAAATTGACCATTTCTTTTGTGAGCTCACCCCAGTGGTAAAACTCTCCTGCAGTGACACCAACGTGGTAGAATTTGTAGCATTCCTATTTACCTCCATTTTCACTCTGCCCTCATTTCTATTAACCATTATCTCTTATGTTATTATTATAGCCACCATTTTGAGACTCTCTTCCATCACTGGAAAGCAAAAGGCATTTTCCACCTGCTCCTTTCACCTCATAGCTGTTACAATGTTCTGTGGGACAATAATGATTGTCTATGTGTTaccaaaaaacaacacacatagAGATTTAAACAAATTGTTTTCTGTCTTCTACACTGTCTTAACTCCTATGGTCAATCCCCTTATATAtagcctgagg ATAGGTCTCATGgggaaaggagaaggggaaaatcAAACGTCCATCACCAAGTTCATTCTCCTAGGATTTGGAAATGTCCCAGGACTGCGGGTTCTTCTCTTCCTGGTGTTTCTTGTGATCTACATGGTGACCATGGCCGGGAACATCCTCATCATTGTGCTAGTTGTGGCTGATCAGCGCCTTCACACCCTAT